The Obesumbacterium proteus DNA window AGCCTTAAGATTGCGTCGTTGCGTTCACCTTGAACCATGGGTTCAAGGGTTACAGCCTGCTGCGGCACCTCGGAGATTCCCTTACACCAAACATCCTTAAACGGGTGTGTCATGTCCAATAATCATTCTGTCAGCACATCTTCTTCAAATTCGGGTCAATCCCGCTCGGATATCCGCCGTTCAGTTCGCCAATTACGTAAAAATCTTAGCGATGATTTCCAACATCATGCCGCACAAGATATTGCGACACGCGTGATGGAACTACCGCGAATTCAAAACTCACGCACCGTTTCCCTGTTTCTCTCTTTCGACGGCGAGCTCAATACCAGACCGCTGATTGAACGTCTTTGGCAGGCGGGAAAATCGGTTTATCTTCCGGTTCTCCATCCCTTCAGCCGCGGTAACTTACTGTTTTTACATTATGGTGCCGAAAGCGAAATGGTTCTGAATCATTTTGGCATTGAAGAGCCACGCCTTAACGTACAACAGGTATTACCGGTGTCTCAGCTAGATATCATTTTTACCCCGCTGGTTGCGTTTGATGCCACAGGACAAAGATTAGGCATGGGAGGCGGATTTTATGACCGAACCTTACAGGATTGGGAAAGTGCCTACGCCCAACAACGCGGGCCATACCCAATAGGATTAGCGCATGACTGTCAGAGAGTCGATGCGCTGCCGGTACAAGAGTGGGATGTTCCACTGCCAGAAATCATCACGCCGAGCACTCACTACCGCTGGTAAGATGACAAAATGCCCCAATAAAAATGGCAGCGATTAGGCTGCCATTTTTGTTAGTGCGAAGAACATCGCGCTTAGAGATTAGTACAGCAAGCGGGCGCGAATTGTTCCCGTAATTTCTTTCATGCGCAGCAACGCCGCTTCCGCACGTTCAGTCTCGGTTTCGATATCAATAACGACATAGCCGATCTGAGCATTGGTTTGCAGATACTGCGCGGCAATGTTGACGCCCTCTTCCGCAAAGATCTGGTTAATCTGCGTCAGTACGCCAGGACGGTTTTCATGAATATGCAGCAGACGGCTGACATTTTCTTCATGCATCGGCAGAGAAACCTCAGGGAAGTTCACCGCTGACAATGAAGAACCGTTATCGGAATATTTCGTGAGTTTACCCGCCACTTCAGCACCGATATTTTCCTGTGCTTCCTGCGTTGAACCGCCAATGTGCGGCGTTAGCAAGACGTTATCGAATTCACACAACGGTGAATTAAACGGATCACTGTTGGTGGCTGGCTCCGTTGGGAACACGTCGATGGCCGCACCCGATAAATGCTTGGAAGATAACGCGTTGCACAGAGCAGGGATATCCACCACGGTGCCGCGTGATGCGTTGATAAGAATGGCTCCAGGCTTCATGAGCGCCAGCTCTTCGGCACCAATCATATCTTTGGTGGAACGCGTTTCAGGCACATGCAATGTCACGACATCGCTCATGTTGAGCAAATCAGAGAGATGACGTACCTGCTGCGCATTACCCAACGGCAGTTTATTCTCGATATCGTAGAAGAAGACGTTCATACCAATGCCTTCAGCCAAAATACCCAGCTGAGTTCCGATATGCCCGTAACCAATAATACCCAGTTTTTTACCACGCGCTTCAAAACAGCCCACGGCCTGTTTATTCCATTCACCGCGATGCGCACAGGCATTGGCCGTTGGGATACCGCGTAGCAGCAACAACAGCTCGCCCAGCACCATTTCGGCTACCGAACGTGTATTAGAGAACGGCGCATTAAATACCGGAATACCACGTTTTGCCGCCGCGGTAAGATCGACCTGATTGGTACCAATGCAGAAACAGCCTACGGCAATCAATTTTTCAGCCGCAGCGAAGATATCTTCGGTCAGATGGGTTCGGGAACGAATTCCAACGAAATGAGCATCACGAATGGATGCCTTCATCGATTCCGAGTCCAGCGCACCTTTATGATATTCGATGTTGGTGTAACCCGCTGCACGTAGATTGTCGACGGTGCTTTGATGAACCCCTTCAACTAAAAGGAACTTAATCCTGTCTTTCTCCAAAGATACTTTTGCCATGACCCGACCCTAACCCCTGTTAATTCGAACCTTAGTGTGGCCGCAACGGAAAACAAAACTCCTGCGGCATGCAGCCAACATAACAAATATTACGCATCCAGCAAGCCAACCGATTGCCTACGAGGGGGTGAGCAACGGGTTGAAAACGTTAAAAGTTGGCGAAAAATGCTACTGCTTTTAATCGTGACAGCGTGAAAGTATCGTCAAGCGCAAATATGTGACATATGTCACCGAATTTAGGGGGTGTGATAAATAAATGGAATTCCATGTTTAAAACGAAGTTAACAAAGAGGGAGAAATAAGATAAAAAACCCAAAGTGCTGCGCATAAAAAAAACAGCCCCGAAGATTCGGAGCTGCTGATTCATCATGGCGGATAATTTAAGCCGTAATGGTTTTCACGCCATCAGCCGAGCCAACCAGCGCAACGTCCGCGCCACGATTTGCGAACAGGCCAACGGTGACCACACCGGCAATACCGTTAATCTGTTTTTCTAACGCAATCGCATCCATAATTTTCAGATTATGCACGTCTAAAATCACGTTGCCGTTATCGGTCAGAACGCCTTGGCGATATTCTGGCTGACCACCTAACTTCACCAGTTCACGCGCAACGTAAGAGCGCGCCATCGGGATCACTTCGACAGGCAGCGGGAAGTTACCCAGAATATCTACCTGTTTAGAAGAATCGACGATACAAATAAATTTCTTCGCCACGGCCGCCACGATTTTCTCGCGAGTCAGTGCCGCTCCGCCGCCTTTGATCATCTGCATGTGGCCGTTGATTTCATCCGCACCATCAACATAAATATCTAACGAATCGACTTCGTTAAGATCGAAAACGGTAATACCCAAACTTTTCAGTTTCTCAGTGGAAGCATCAGAGCTGGATACCGCGCCCTCGATCTGCCCTTTCATGGTGCCCAGTGCATCAATAAAATGCGCAGCGGTTGAGCCCGTGCCCACCCCCACGATGGTGCCTGGTTTTACATACTTGAGCGCTTCCCAACCCACTGCTTTTTTCAGTTCATCTTGAGTCATTACCGAATCCTATGGACTATGCTACGAAAACGTGTGCGTATTATAGAGCAACTGCCCATAAATGGCGTGTCACAGGGCGGCTTTTTCGCCTTACGCGATCACCTTTTCCATGACAAGAGTGTATTTTCTCCTCTTGAAGGGGAAAAAATGTGGCATATTGCAGTTATTAAGATATAAAAATCATAAGAGCAGGGGACGAAGAACAACATGAAACGCCCGGACTACCGGACTTTGCAAGCACTGGATGCGGTAATACGCGAACGTGGCTTTGAGCGTGCGGCACAAAAACTCTGTATAACTCAGTCAGCGGTTTCTCAGCGAATCAAGCAGTTAGAAAACCTGTTCGGTCAGCCTCTGCTGGTTCGTACCGTCCCTCCTCGCCCAACGGAACAGGGGCAGCGTTTACTGGCTTTGTTGCATCAGGTTGAGCTGCTTGAAGAGGAGTGGCTAGGCAACGATAGCAGCACCGATGGCCCGCTGCTGCTCTCTCTCGCCGTTAACGCCGATAGTTTGGCTACTTGGCTGCTGCCCGCCTTAAAACCGGTGCTGGCGGATTCACCGCTACGCTTGAACCTTCAGGTTGAAGACGAAACGCGAACTCAGGAACGACTCCGTCGTGGTGAAGTGGTCGGCGCGGTGAGTATCCAGCCACAGCCATTACCTAGCTGCTTAGTCGACCGCCTTGGTACGCTCGATTACCTGTTTGTGGCGTCACCGACTTTTGCTGCACGTTACTTCCCAAATGGTGTGAACCGCTCTTCACTGTTGAAAGCGCCAGCCGTCGCCTTTGACCACTTAGACGATATGCATCAAGCGTTCTTGCAGCAGAACTTTGACCTACCGCCGGGCAGCGTACCGTGCCATATCGTCAATTCATCTGAAGCCTTTGTCCAACTGGCATTGCAGGGAACCACCTGCTGTATGATCCCGCATCTTCAGATCGAAAAAGAGCTGAAAGAAGGCTCGCTGATAAACTTAACCCCCGGCATGGTTCAGCGCCGAATGCTGTATTGGCACCGATTCGCACCAGAAAGCCGTATGATGCGCCGAGTCACCGACGCGCTGCTTTCTCACGGACACAACGTACTGCGCCAAGATTAAGCTCTTCATCGTGGCAATAAAAAACCATAAAAAAAGCACACCTTGAGGTGTGCTTTTTTACTCTATCAGCAGACGTTATTTATTTAAGCTGAATACCACATCAACCTGATCGTCAAACTGGATCGTTTGCTGTTCATAGGTCTGCGCAGCAGAAGTTTTTGGCATTGAATCAGCAGCCATATACATGCGGCTTACTGGGGCTGGCTGGTAGTTGGATACGTGATACTGAATGCTGTATACCGGACCAAGCACCACACCAAATCCTTTCGCCAGAGACTGAGCCTGACTCACGGCATTTTTAATCGCTTCCTGACGTGCCTGTTCACGATAGGCTTCTGGCTTGGCAACGCCTAGCTCAACGGAACGGATCTCGTTGAGGTTAGCTTTCAATGCACCATCTAATAAACCATTCAGCTTATCCAACTGGCGCAGAGTGACTTGCACGCGGCGGTCGGCACGATAGCCTTTCAGCTCGCTTTTGCCGTCTTTCAGGTAATCGTACTCTGGCTGCGTGCTTAAATTAGCCGCACTGATATCTTTTTTCTCAATACCGTTGGTATTCAGAAAATCAAAATATTTAGCTACACGCTGATCGACCTGCGTCTTGGCGCTCGCCGCATCTTTTGCAGACGCGGTAACTTGGAAAGTCAGCGTCGCAATATCAGGAGTTGCGTCTACGCTTGATGTTCCAGAGGTCGCTAGGTGTGGACCTACTGGCATTTCAGCCGCCTGAGACAGCGCTGGCAACGCGCTTAATCCCATCACTGCAACCATCGCTAAGGCTTTTAGCTTCATGGTGTCTCCTTGTAGACATACTCGATGTTTAGTGGTTTCAACTGCCGGTATCTGGCGCTGAAAGATGAACAACATCCTGAACTAAAAAAAACGCTAACGCATTAGGAACAATCCAGAATTTTATCCACCAACTGCCAACAACACCTTACAAATGTAGCCCATTTCTTGCCAGCTGCAGGGCAATAACCCACAT harbors:
- a CDS encoding 5-formyltetrahydrofolate cyclo-ligase, with product MSNNHSVSTSSSNSGQSRSDIRRSVRQLRKNLSDDFQHHAAQDIATRVMELPRIQNSRTVSLFLSFDGELNTRPLIERLWQAGKSVYLPVLHPFSRGNLLFLHYGAESEMVLNHFGIEEPRLNVQQVLPVSQLDIIFTPLVAFDATGQRLGMGGGFYDRTLQDWESAYAQQRGPYPIGLAHDCQRVDALPVQEWDVPLPEIITPSTHYRW
- the serA gene encoding phosphoglycerate dehydrogenase, yielding MAKVSLEKDRIKFLLVEGVHQSTVDNLRAAGYTNIEYHKGALDSESMKASIRDAHFVGIRSRTHLTEDIFAAAEKLIAVGCFCIGTNQVDLTAAAKRGIPVFNAPFSNTRSVAEMVLGELLLLLRGIPTANACAHRGEWNKQAVGCFEARGKKLGIIGYGHIGTQLGILAEGIGMNVFFYDIENKLPLGNAQQVRHLSDLLNMSDVVTLHVPETRSTKDMIGAEELALMKPGAILINASRGTVVDIPALCNALSSKHLSGAAIDVFPTEPATNSDPFNSPLCEFDNVLLTPHIGGSTQEAQENIGAEVAGKLTKYSDNGSSLSAVNFPEVSLPMHEENVSRLLHIHENRPGVLTQINQIFAEEGVNIAAQYLQTNAQIGYVVIDIETETERAEAALLRMKEITGTIRARLLY
- the rpiA gene encoding ribose-5-phosphate isomerase RpiA, which codes for MTQDELKKAVGWEALKYVKPGTIVGVGTGSTAAHFIDALGTMKGQIEGAVSSSDASTEKLKSLGITVFDLNEVDSLDIYVDGADEINGHMQMIKGGGAALTREKIVAAVAKKFICIVDSSKQVDILGNFPLPVEVIPMARSYVARELVKLGGQPEYRQGVLTDNGNVILDVHNLKIMDAIALEKQINGIAGVVTVGLFANRGADVALVGSADGVKTITA
- a CDS encoding LysR family transcriptional regulator ArgP; protein product: MKRPDYRTLQALDAVIRERGFERAAQKLCITQSAVSQRIKQLENLFGQPLLVRTVPPRPTEQGQRLLALLHQVELLEEEWLGNDSSTDGPLLLSLAVNADSLATWLLPALKPVLADSPLRLNLQVEDETRTQERLRRGEVVGAVSIQPQPLPSCLVDRLGTLDYLFVASPTFAARYFPNGVNRSSLLKAPAVAFDHLDDMHQAFLQQNFDLPPGSVPCHIVNSSEAFVQLALQGTTCCMIPHLQIEKELKEGSLINLTPGMVQRRMLYWHRFAPESRMMRRVTDALLSHGHNVLRQD
- a CDS encoding oxidative stress defense protein; this translates as MKLKALAMVAVMGLSALPALSQAAEMPVGPHLATSGTSSVDATPDIATLTFQVTASAKDAASAKTQVDQRVAKYFDFLNTNGIEKKDISAANLSTQPEYDYLKDGKSELKGYRADRRVQVTLRQLDKLNGLLDGALKANLNEIRSVELGVAKPEAYREQARQEAIKNAVSQAQSLAKGFGVVLGPVYSIQYHVSNYQPAPVSRMYMAADSMPKTSAAQTYEQQTIQFDDQVDVVFSLNK